The DNA region GAAGCAAGAGTGGACTGCTGCCACTCTATGATACCCCCATCAAGCTGCACCGAAAAGTCATAGAGCCCCAGATCTTTTATAAGGTTGTTTCTTTTGATGGTGTAAGGTATATCACGGAAGATCCCGTGCTTTCTTAAACCTTCAAAGTCATAGGTGATAGACTCTACGATAGAGAGTTCACCACTCTGTTCTACCGTAACATCTATCTTATAATTTGAGATCTTTTCAGCATAAGCAGAGGTATTCAAGCCCCAAAAAAGGAGGGCGAGGATGAGTAGTGTTTTCATCAGATCAAAAGTCTATTTTAGGCATCTTTTTCGCAGCTTCGGCTTCACTCTCATCAAGCTCAAAATACTCGCGAGGAGTAAAGTTAAACTTTTTTGCCACGTAAAGATCAGGAAAAGCATCAAGTCTATAGTTATAATCTCTTACGATGGCATTATAGTAACGTCTTGCATTTTGGAGCGCATCTTCTATGCTTGACAGCTCATTTTGCAGTTTCATAAAGGTAGTGTTCGCCTTAAGATCCGGGTAGGCTTCAGCCAGAGCAAAGAGTTTACCCAGGGCCCCGGAGATCATATTGGCTGCGGCAGCCTTTTCATCGATGCTTCCTGCATCCAATCCCTGCTGACGTGCCTGTATCACTTTTTCAAGTGTCTCTGCTTCATAATCCTTATAGCCTTTGACTGTATCCACCAGTGCCGGGATAAGATCATAGCGACGCTTCAACTGCACATCGATATCAGACCATGATGCATCGATACCCGTACGCAATGATATAAACCTGTTATAAATAACAACAAGATACGCAGCGACAGCTACAATGATCAGTAAAACAATATTTCCAAAACTCATTTCTCTTCCTTTAAGTGTTGTATAGCTTTATTATAACCAAAGATACTTTTCTACTCTTCTAAATGTTCTTTCTCTTCCTTGAGGACATAGATAAAAGTATCGACATCAAGTTCATCATATCTCTCTACACTCACAGCAGTACGTACAAACTCATCTCCTTCAAATTCATCGAGATACTCCCAATGCTCATCAAGATTCCGTGAGTAAAACAGGTAACCATGTACCGTATCACCATCAGGGTCGAGTTTAATGCCCGGATATCCCATTGAGGCTGACCAACCGGCACCGATAAGGTTTCCTCGTACGGTTGAGGGGACAAATTTACCTGTGATATTTTCCAGTACATGGCCATTGGGGCAATTTGGCATCAGCGTGCCATAGACAAACAGTGTTTCCATTTTCAACCTTTGATTTGGTAAAAGAATTCTAGCACAGGTTTTATTTGGTAAACTCTTCTCTCTGCCCCCTAAAGAAAAATTGACTACAATACGACAAACATCTATAAGGAAACCTATGGCGTATGACTTAAAAGACAAACTTGTCATTGCGATCTCATCCCGTGCACTCTTTAGCCTTGAGGAAGAAAACAGTATCTTTGATAAAGAAGGACTCGAAGCATATTATGATTATCAACTGTCTCATTTGGATGACCCTTTATCCAAAGGTTCTGCATTTAAATTTGTACAGAACCTGCTTGCTATTAACAAAAAATTTGATAACAAACTGATAGAAGTGATCATCCTTTCTCGCAATAATGCTGCAACTGGTTTACGTATAGGACGATCTATAGAACACTATAATCTAGATATAGAACGTACCGGATGGACTGCTGGTACGCCTGTAAGTAGATATCTTGAAGCGTTTAAAGTAGACTTGTTCCTTTCTGTACACTCCCCGGATGTTGAAGAAGCCGTCAACTCGGGGGTGGCTGCTGCAACCATACTTCCTCATACACCTATCACCTCTGAGGAGAGTGATATGGTAAAAATAGCCTTCGATGGGGATGCTGTCCTCTTTGGAGACGAGAGTGAGAGAGTCTATCAGGAAAAAGGTCTGGAAGCGTTCATAGAACACGAACGTGAAAATG from Sulfurovum xiamenensis includes:
- a CDS encoding gamma-glutamylcyclotransferase family protein, producing the protein METLFVYGTLMPNCPNGHVLENITGKFVPSTVRGNLIGAGWSASMGYPGIKLDPDGDTVHGYLFYSRNLDEHWEYLDEFEGDEFVRTAVSVERYDELDVDTFIYVLKEEKEHLEE
- a CDS encoding 5'-nucleotidase; amino-acid sequence: MAYDLKDKLVIAISSRALFSLEEENSIFDKEGLEAYYDYQLSHLDDPLSKGSAFKFVQNLLAINKKFDNKLIEVIILSRNNAATGLRIGRSIEHYNLDIERTGWTAGTPVSRYLEAFKVDLFLSVHSPDVEEAVNSGVAAATILPHTPITSEESDMVKIAFDGDAVLFGDESERVYQEKGLEAFIEHERENAKNPLSQGPFFKFLKTISEIQDKFPMEKSPIRTALVTARNFSTHERVLGTLEGWGVRVDEAFFQGGVQKYEVVKAFGADIFFDDQDTHLEHTSKETPSAKVPYRR
- a CDS encoding LemA family protein; the encoded protein is MSFGNIVLLIIVAVAAYLVVIYNRFISLRTGIDASWSDIDVQLKRRYDLIPALVDTVKGYKDYEAETLEKVIQARQQGLDAGSIDEKAAAANMISGALGKLFALAEAYPDLKANTTFMKLQNELSSIEDALQNARRYYNAIVRDYNYRLDAFPDLYVAKKFNFTPREYFELDESEAEAAKKMPKIDF